The Oceanicaulis sp. nucleotide sequence CTCGAAGAACGCGCTCGCCGCACGTCTCGTCCCCGAGGAGACCCGCGCCGCGTGAGCCGCTCGCCGAAATCGCGCCGCCCCAGGCGGGAACCGGCCGAAACCCTCTATTTCGACGACGCCGAGCGGGTGCGCCTGCTCGCCGGGCCGAGCCACGAGAATTTCGCCGTGGTCGAAGCCGAGCTCGGCGTGCGCCTCGAGGCGCCCGGCGGCGGTCAGGTCATGATCGTCTCCGGCGACGGCCGCGCGCGCACCGAGGCGCGCCGGGTGCTGAGCGCGCTCTATGGCGGGCTGGAAAGCGGAGTGCAGATCGATCCGCCGGCTGTGAAGGCCGCCTGCCTGATGGCCGACGACGAGCCGGGCGAGGAGATCGACGCGGTCATCCGGGTGCCGCGCGGCGAGCATTTCGCCGCCCGCACCGACGGCCAGAAAGCCTATGTCCGCGCGCTGAAAAACGAGAAGGCCCACGACATGGTCTTCGGCGTCGGCCCGGCGGGCACCGGCAAGACCCTGCTTGCAGTCGCCTACGGCGCCTCCCAGCTGGCGCTGGGCAATGTCGAGCGGCTGGTGATCACCCGCCCCGCGGTGGAGGCCGGCGAGCGTCTGGGCTTTCTGCCCGGCGATCTGACCGAGAAGATCGACCCTTACCTGCTGCCGATCTGGGACGCCCTGCGCGACGCGCTGGGCCAGCGCGTGTACGAGAAGATGCGCGACGAGGGCCGGATTGAAGTCGCC carries:
- a CDS encoding PhoH family protein, yielding MSRSPKSRRPRREPAETLYFDDAERVRLLAGPSHENFAVVEAELGVRLEAPGGGQVMIVSGDGRARTEARRVLSALYGGLESGVQIDPPAVKAACLMADDEPGEEIDAVIRVPRGEHFAARTDGQKAYVRALKNEKAHDMVFGVGPAGTGKTLLAVAYGASQLALGNVERLVITRPAVEAGERLGFLPGDLTEKIDPYLLPIWDALRDALGQRVYEKMRDEGRIEVAPLAFMRGRTLSRAFVVVDEAQNATVPQMRMVLTRLGEGSRMAVTGDPTQTDLRPGEPSGLPHALSILGDVERIAVRRFGRQDVVRHGLVARIVDAYERDDERRETRK